In the Acidobacteriota bacterium genome, AAGACACCTTCGTTTCGGAGCCACGGCAGCAGCTCCGCCTTGGCGCGGACAACCCCCTGGAGGTCGGGAAAGAACTCGGTGTGGACCGGGGCAATTCTCGTATAGAGGAGAACCTCCGGATGAAGGATTTCCCCCAGGGTTGTGAGCTCGCCCGGAGTGCTCATCCCTGCCTCGGCCACGAAGACCTCGATCTCAGGGTCCTGGGAAAGGATTTCCGCCGGCAGGCCGAGGGTGTTGTTGCGATTCTCCCCGGAGGCGCCGATCCGGAAGTGCGGGGCGAGCAGCGCAGCCAGGAAATCCTTGGTCGTCGTCTTGCCGACCGACCCGGTGACGGCGGCGATTCTCCAGGGATGCTCTCGGATTTCGTGCCGCGCCAGCTCGTGGTATGCGGCCAGGGGATCATCGACACGAACCAGAGCCCGATCCGCGGGAGGTGCCGTCAGTCGAGCATCCCGGCGAACGAGTGCTGCCGCCGCGATTTCGAGCGAGGCCTCGACAAACTCGTGACCGTCACGCCGCGCGCCCGGAAGGGCCACGAAAAGATCGCCTCTCTCGAGCCTCCGCGAATCGACCTCCGCACCGATCAGAGAGACGGCGGCATTCCCCTCGACCTCGGCGCCGAGGATCTGCGCAACCTCCGCCGCCGTCATGCGCACGATGCCCTCCAATTGGGCAACCGCGTCATTTCGCGGCAGGCGAAGGCCGTTGCCCTCATGCATTGTCCGCATCTGTCGTCTCTTCGCGCTGGGCCATCTGTTGACCTGTAATCACAACTGGTTCGGTCGGAGCGAAATCGAGAAGGCAGGCCGACGCCTCGGCGATCTCGGCGAAGATCGGTGCAGCGACCGACGACGCCCAAAAATCGGTCTCGGATGGGTCCTCGACGGCCACAACCACCACAATCCTGGGATTCGGCATAGGCAGGAAGCCCGCGAACCAGGCAACATGATGTTTGTCGTCGAAACCTCCGTTGACCGCCCTTTGGGCAGTTCCGGTTTTCCCCGCGGTTCTGAATCCCGGGATTTGCGCTTGCTCGCCGGTGCCCTCTTGAACCGCATCCTCGAGCATCTGTCGAAGCCGGCCGGCAAGGGCCTCGTCGAGGATTCGGGTTCGTTCGACTGGTTCGGGCGCTCTCGAGGCAGACTCCTCGGGCATGAGCAGCTGCGGTTGCACGAGCCAGCCACCGTTGGCGATCGCGGCGTAGGCCATCGCCATCTGGAGCGGGCTGACGATGAGCTCCTGTCCGAGGGCGAAGCCCGCACGGCTCAGCTTCGACCAGGTGCGGGTTTCCGGGAGCAGACCACGCGCCTCGGCCGGGAAGCCGACACCGGTACGACGGCCGAACCCGAAGGCGTCGAATGACTTCCACAAGACATCTTCCGGAAGTCGCTCGGCAACCTCGATGATGCCCGCATTCGCAGAGTAGGCGACGATCTCGTCGATCGTGTAGCGGCCCGGATCGGCGTGGTCGCGAATCCAGTATCCGGCCACCCGGCTGCCGTGGTCGAGACATCGGAACCGCTCTCCCGGACGGACGACATTCGCCGACAGTGCGGCTGCAGCAATAAACGGTTTCACAGTCGACCCGGGTTCGACGGCATCCTGGACCGGTCGGAGGCGCCAGTTTTCGGGCTTCTCGGCCCCTGGGTTCGCCGGATCGAACGACGGGAGGGAGGCGAGCGCGAGAATGCGCCCACTTTTGACATCGACAACCACCGCCGACGCGGCGTGCGCATCATGTGTTTCGATCGCACGTTCGAGAAATGCTTCACACCGTGCCTGCAGCTTTGCCATCAAGGTCAGCTGCAGATCGAGACCTGCACGACCCCTCTGCATTCGCTGCAACTGGACTTTCCGCTGAATGGCATCGTTGACCGCCAAGTACTGCTCCGGTTCCCCGGCAAGATAGGCATCGAAGTGGTGCTCGAACCCTGATCGGCCAACAGTTCGAAGTTCTTCACGACCGACGAACCCGATGACTGGCGCCGCCAGTCGGGCTTGCGGGTAGACACGCTCGTAATCCGGCACCAATGCAACTGCGCGCGGCGCCAGATCGGCGACCTGCTCCGCAAGCTGGAGCGGCACCCGTTGCGCGAGCCAGATCGACCTCGGACCTCCTCCGAGCCTGCGCTCGAGATCCTCCTCTGATTGACCCAGCAAAGGCGCGACAGCCGGCACGAAGATCTCCGGGTACTCGAGATGTCGGGTATTGACCTGGATTGCGACCCTGTCGATCGACGTCGCGAGAATGTAACCGTCTGAAGATTTGATATCTCCACGCGGCACCGGCACCTCGATGATGTGCTGTTGTTGCCGCACAGCTCGGCGCGCCCAGTCACCATGCTCGACGACCGTGATCTGAAAGCTCCTGGCCACGACCGCAATCGCTCCCAACAGCAGTCCCGCAACAACAACCAGCAGGCGCCGCCGGTTCATCGCACTGCCTCGACCGACGACGGGGCCGGAACTCCGACCGGCGCAGCCGGGACCATGCCGAGCTCCCGAGCGCGCGCGGCCAACCGCTCCGGGCTCCGCTCGTGCTCGAGCTCGAGCTGGAGCGCGCGTTGGCGCTGTTCGAGCTCCGCTACCTGCGCTCTCAGCCTGATCAGCTCGTAATGAATGGAGGTGCTCTTGAGTCTCGGCCACCCGACCAGTGCCAGCGCCAGGACCACCAGTGTCGACACACCGATCAAGGCGCTCAACACCTGCGGCCAGGCACGGTCCTTCTGCGGTTTCAGGAATCTATTGGAGGGATCGACGACCGGAAAGTCCATCATCCGTCCCCTCCGCGCTTGACGGCGGCGCGCAATCGAGCCGAGCGCGCTCGCGGGTTGGCAGCCACCTCGTCGTCGTCCGGTCGGATGGGAGACGTCGTCAACACATCGACGAGACGATCGGGATTGCATCGACACACCGGAAAGTCCGGAGGACAGACGCAGCGACCTTCGAGCCTTCGAAAGGTGTGCTTGACGATCCGATCCTCGAGTGAATGGAAGGAGATCACCGCGATCCGGCCACCCGGGCTGAGACTTTGAATCGCCGGTTCGAGAAAACGCTCGATCTGCCCGATCTCGTCATTGACCGCGATGCGCAGCGCCTGGAATGTCCGGGTCGCCGGGTGAATGCGCCGACCGCCGATGCCGACCACATCCTGGACCAGCTGGCCGAGCTGGCGGGTGGTTCGTATAGGGGTTTTCTCCCGACGCTCGACGATCGCCCTGGATATCGCGCGGGCCTTTCGCTCCTCGCCGTAATCCCGGAGAATCCTCACCAGATCCTCCCACTCGGCCATCTCGAGCAGATCGGCTGCCGTCGGACCGCTCCCCCCCATCCGCATGTCGAGAGGACCATCCTTGGAGAAGCTGAATCCGCGTTCTGGGTTGTCGAGCTGGAGCGATGAGCAACCGAGGTCGGCCAACACCGCGTTCGGAGGCCCGAGACCGAGCTCACGAAGAACTGCCGGCATCCGGTCGAAGGTCGCCTCGACGAGATGCACACGGCCGGTGAATAACCGAAGTCGTTCACCGGCCCGGCCGAGGGCCGCCGGATCACGATCCAGCCCGACCAGCTGAAAGTCGGCCTCTGCCTGCAGCAAGGCCTCGGCATGACCTCCGAGGCCGACCGTGGCATCGACCAAAAGACCTGGGGCCGCTGGCGCCAGGAGCTCCACCACGCGACTGGTGAGTACCGGCAGATGATCGGAGGCCACCCAAGCCCCCCATCACAGCTCCAGCTGCGCGAGTTCCTCGAGCTCCTCATCGCTCAACGAGGCTTCCTTGAGGAAGGAGGCGGCCCGAGAGCGGTTGGTGACGGCGAGGTGATTGATGCGGCCCGAAACCACGACCTCTCCCTTCACCTCCACCATTTCCCGCAGCAAGACCGGGACCAGGATCCGTCCCTGATCATCCATCTCGAGCAGCTGCCCGTAATTCACCCGTTCAACCAGTTTCAGTACAGCCGGCTTCATCGCCGGTTTGTTCAGCAGCCTCTCCTCGACGGCCTGCCAGACCGCGAGGGGGTAGACGCGAAGCTCGTGAGGGAAGAAGGAGCAAACGTAGACCTCGCGGCCGAATCCTGTTTCGAGTTGCTCACGCAACCGCGCAGGGAGCTTGAAACGCCCCTTGGCGTCGATGGTGGCCGGAAATCCT is a window encoding:
- the murF gene encoding UDP-N-acetylmuramoyl-tripeptide--D-alanyl-D-alanine ligase; protein product: MRTMHEGNGLRLPRNDAVAQLEGIVRMTAAEVAQILGAEVEGNAAVSLIGAEVDSRRLERGDLFVALPGARRDGHEFVEASLEIAAAALVRRDARLTAPPADRALVRVDDPLAAYHELARHEIREHPWRIAAVTGSVGKTTTKDFLAALLAPHFRIGASGENRNNTLGLPAEILSQDPEIEVFVAEAGMSTPGELTTLGEILHPEVLLYTRIAPVHTEFFPDLQGVVRAKAELLPWLRNEGVLVINDDDPNQEDFASETTARVVGYGTPSSEARIEQLEDRGLLGCGFRLVLPTGEAQVDLALPGRHQAENLLAAATAASAFGVRAEQVAEVAHDLEAPVHRGRVMALEDGISLVDDSYNSSPLAVERLLDLLARAPGRRVAVLGEMYELGDLSSKAHRRAGERAAAACDLLIAVGGADAERIANGAREAGLPDRAIHFSENADQAAATLRLLLRAGDVVLIKGSRGVGLDRTVAALTGEEAD
- a CDS encoding penicillin-binding protein 2 — its product is MNRRRLLVVVAGLLLGAIAVVARSFQITVVEHGDWARRAVRQQQHIIEVPVPRGDIKSSDGYILATSIDRVAIQVNTRHLEYPEIFVPAVAPLLGQSEEDLERRLGGGPRSIWLAQRVPLQLAEQVADLAPRAVALVPDYERVYPQARLAAPVIGFVGREELRTVGRSGFEHHFDAYLAGEPEQYLAVNDAIQRKVQLQRMQRGRAGLDLQLTLMAKLQARCEAFLERAIETHDAHAASAVVVDVKSGRILALASLPSFDPANPGAEKPENWRLRPVQDAVEPGSTVKPFIAAAALSANVVRPGERFRCLDHGSRVAGYWIRDHADPGRYTIDEIVAYSANAGIIEVAERLPEDVLWKSFDAFGFGRRTGVGFPAEARGLLPETRTWSKLSRAGFALGQELIVSPLQMAMAYAAIANGGWLVQPQLLMPEESASRAPEPVERTRILDEALAGRLRQMLEDAVQEGTGEQAQIPGFRTAGKTGTAQRAVNGGFDDKHHVAWFAGFLPMPNPRIVVVVAVEDPSETDFWASSVAAPIFAEIAEASACLLDFAPTEPVVITGQQMAQREETTDADNA
- a CDS encoding septum formation initiator family protein, which gives rise to MMDFPVVDPSNRFLKPQKDRAWPQVLSALIGVSTLVVLALALVGWPRLKSTSIHYELIRLRAQVAELEQRQRALQLELEHERSPERLAARARELGMVPAAPVGVPAPSSVEAVR
- the rsmH gene encoding 16S rRNA (cytosine(1402)-N(4))-methyltransferase RsmH, with protein sequence MASDHLPVLTSRVVELLAPAAPGLLVDATVGLGGHAEALLQAEADFQLVGLDRDPAALGRAGERLRLFTGRVHLVEATFDRMPAVLRELGLGPPNAVLADLGCSSLQLDNPERGFSFSKDGPLDMRMGGSGPTAADLLEMAEWEDLVRILRDYGEERKARAISRAIVERREKTPIRTTRQLGQLVQDVVGIGGRRIHPATRTFQALRIAVNDEIGQIERFLEPAIQSLSPGGRIAVISFHSLEDRIVKHTFRRLEGRCVCPPDFPVCRCNPDRLVDVLTTSPIRPDDDEVAANPRARSARLRAAVKRGGDG
- a CDS encoding division/cell wall cluster transcriptional repressor MraZ; this translates as MERFRGGFPATIDAKGRFKLPARLREQLETGFGREVYVCSFFPHELRVYPLAVWQAVEERLLNKPAMKPAVLKLVERVNYGQLLEMDDQGRILVPVLLREMVEVKGEVVVSGRINHLAVTNRSRAASFLKEASLSDEELEELAQLEL